A genomic region of Nitrosomonas ureae contains the following coding sequences:
- a CDS encoding porin, with translation MKHGLKYSGWLICALTSGILFCSIYSDNLCANSFKKYLTQRKLEFGGWIHGGATLNPSQSGGFNGPVIFADQANRFQLNQFNLFMRRSVVSEGKTWDFGGRFDFMFGTDAIFTQAFGVPAFDVNDGTPLKRNEWDLNLCCNSTRTYGIALPQTYLEAYVPAGNGLNIKLGHFYTPTGFETVPAPDNFFYTRAYTLNVGEPFTHTGMLATYYVNPNWQIMGGPLTGSATGGWDAGWNRHLSNWSGLGGFTWTSDNQTTSFHLSGTYGETSARSSEIWGFYNIVFKHRITPKTLLVLHQVYGHAGGVLLNNLKYTNVIKDAEWFSALIHLYYDLTDNVSIGARGEWYRDEDGFRNPSPFRIAAATNVVNGIPVSYAGNLNTVTITPADYYSMTVGLNWKAAKTLKLTWNALKKLTIRPNIRYDRVDAYKTNAYRPFDGNKDQILFSLDFLLPF, from the coding sequence ATGAAACATGGCTTGAAATACTCAGGATGGCTGATATGTGCCCTGACAAGCGGCATTCTTTTTTGCTCAATATATTCTGATAATCTTTGCGCCAACAGTTTCAAAAAGTATCTTACCCAGCGCAAATTGGAATTCGGCGGCTGGATCCATGGCGGCGCAACACTCAATCCCAGTCAATCCGGGGGATTTAATGGCCCGGTTATTTTTGCCGACCAGGCCAATCGGTTCCAATTGAATCAATTTAATCTGTTTATGCGGCGCTCGGTTGTTTCCGAAGGAAAAACATGGGATTTTGGCGGGCGTTTCGATTTCATGTTTGGAACCGATGCCATTTTCACTCAGGCATTTGGCGTACCAGCCTTCGATGTCAATGACGGAACACCACTCAAAAGAAATGAGTGGGATCTCAATCTATGCTGCAATTCTACGCGTACCTACGGCATCGCTCTGCCGCAAACCTATCTGGAAGCCTATGTCCCTGCCGGTAATGGGTTGAACATAAAATTAGGCCACTTCTATACGCCGACCGGCTTCGAAACTGTTCCAGCACCTGACAATTTTTTCTATACACGAGCATATACGTTGAACGTCGGCGAACCTTTCACGCATACGGGGATGCTCGCCACGTATTATGTCAATCCAAACTGGCAAATTATGGGGGGCCCACTGACAGGCAGCGCAACAGGTGGGTGGGATGCAGGCTGGAATAGGCATCTCAGTAATTGGAGCGGATTGGGAGGATTCACCTGGACCAGCGATAATCAAACCACTTCATTTCATCTTTCCGGAACCTATGGCGAAACTTCCGCGCGCAGCAGTGAGATTTGGGGGTTCTACAATATCGTGTTCAAGCACAGAATCACTCCCAAAACCTTGCTGGTTTTACACCAGGTTTATGGCCATGCCGGAGGCGTATTGCTGAATAATCTGAAATATACCAATGTAATCAAGGATGCCGAATGGTTTAGCGCGCTCATACATTTATATTATGATTTGACCGATAATGTATCCATTGGCGCCCGGGGTGAATGGTATCGTGACGAAGACGGTTTTCGTAACCCCTCCCCATTCCGTATCGCCGCTGCCACCAATGTCGTGAATGGCATCCCCGTCAGTTATGCCGGAAATCTCAATACCGTCACCATTACCCCGGCCGACTATTATTCCATGACAGTTGGTTTAAATTGGAAAGCCGCCAAAACGCTTAAGCTGACCTGGAATGCGCTGAAAAAACTCACTATCCGCCCGAACATTCGTTATGACAGGGTCGATGCGTATAAAACCAACGCATACCGACCGTTTGACGGCAACAAGGACCAAATCCTGTTCTCACTCGATTTTTTGCTGCCTTTTTAG